The region tttggattcAATGTGAAACGTGCACTCActgaaatgtattgtttttaccAGGCGAAGGAGAAACAGAACGCCAAAAAAGCCCAGGAGGCCAAGTGATCATGGTCACACTTACtgtattacatacatacacacacactggcccTCAAACACAGAGGCCCGAAGGTCATGATCTTGCCTGTGAGCCACATAGATTCTGTACATCTGCCATATACACTTCTGCAGCACTTCTTCACTGTGTTATTGCATCCAGACTTCCGAACTGTGTTGCAGGTGTAGCAGAGAGTGTTCATCAGCTTCCATGCATGATTGAAGAAGACATGTTTAAACTGtcttattttcataataaaagtGTCATTAAATTTGCTAATTGATGTGTGTTCATGAACAGATGTCCCAGTTGTTCCTAAGCGTTGTGACAGCCATCTGTCAGGAATAGCGTTTTGACAGTCTTCACACCACAAGCACTTTTGTCCCTTGCAGTAGAACCTgactgccacctgctggttgAGGGACTATTATTACAGTGAATAGATATACAATTCAAATCCCATGAATGCTATTGTAAGACGCACTAGTAACGTGATATACTCGCTCTGTCTTACAATATTTGCTTTGGATGCATCCGGATTCAGGAATAGTCCACGTTAGTTATTTGGGATATTCACAAGTCCAAGTCAGTCCCATTTCTTTGTTCACAAGTCCaattaatgtctaatgtatttgGTTACAAGTCAAGTCTCGGGTCTTTGTGGTGTTAGACTTGTCTTTGGTGACAAGTCCAAGTCAATCTCGAAAACTTTGCCATAACAGCTGATGCCTAAAATGGTTACCACGTGAAAAAGGAATTAGAAAATGATTGTTTACGAATCCCAAAACACGAGTCTTAAGTCATTTAAGCACTGATCCGAGTCAAGTCTGTTTGTGTCCCCATCTCTGAAAGTGACAACGAGGCTTAATAATTGTATAGGTAGCAGACTGCTAGAGTTGGGGCTGCCAGGGATGAGAACTGAAAAACCAAAGAGGAGGTACAGTATCTAAAGGTAGCAGGAAGATgtaaaagacatggaattagAAAGAGCTTTGAATGCATCTGGATAGGCTCCTATCTGTGTCGAAAATTAACCGAACAATAAACTCAATACCGAGGTACATATTGAACCTTACCATCGCAGCCCTACTAATAAGTAGAAGTGCACGACTCGAGAGTCACCCTATTACTTACTGAAGTCGTCAGAAATCAGTGTTTTTGTTCTGCTTCTCATAGCTGTGTGTAGTTGTTTTGGACATAAAGTATAGCAGCCTTTTCAATGTGATTTACATTGAAGGTTCAATAAAAGTAGTAAAGGGGTTGTGTATATATGAACATTGTGTACATGCTCAGGTTTGCCACATGTCTGGAAGGCTTTCTTAGAATGTGTCCCTATTCTATTTTTGGCTCCAGTGTTTACAGACTCATAGACTCATTGGACTTACTTGTCAGTCACATACAGTGGATTCCTCATGGCAAGAAATGAAAACCTGCAGGTTTTACTACAAGCCCCAAGAGAGCACACACTGAGTTTCATTATCATGTCTGACGTCAGACCACACGCATCAGCAAACAAAGACTTCATTGTGAAGGCTTCATAATTCTGCAAGTGTTTCTTTCTAGAAAAGGTTATTATGGCCCATTATTAGTGGGCCTTAATGTTGCTAAAATGGAAAATGAGCCACCAAACTAAGTTGCATTGTGTGCAATGACAAACGTCTAACATCCACCCTAGCAACTGTATGGTGTGGTAGACATGACACATGATATGACGCTGTATGTCAGGGTGTGCAGACTTTGGTCAACCAGGGCCACAAACTGAACAATGAAAGTATGCACAGGCCACATTTAGTATATTTTGTAAACATGTAGATGTATGCTAAgaagtatatgtatttatagatTACAcaagtgtatatacagtatttcagctcaatacagtacatttcagGTAACATATTATGCTCTTTGGTCTTTGCTCTTTCgtaatttttgctgtttctgTTTCAAATTTCCAACCAGTCCAAATTGTACtctgcctctcaccccaagatagctgggataggctccagcacaccccacgACTCTAGTgcggataagcggcatagaatagagtatattccaaatattgtaactttcttcttgtcaatgttctactcataatattatgactttatttccataatgttgtgactttccaactttattttctttagtttCTCATACTATTTGTCataatttattctttatttaaacTTTGTGCAAGTGTTGTTAAATCTAAAATTGAACTTAAATTATGACTCATTACAGTCAAGACTCATTTGTTCACTTACCTgtcattgtgtcattgttttcttattattatgtgcagactcatggtgtagtggttagccttctggactttggagcggatGCTTCgtgtttgaatctccactagtaagtaAGTAATCATTGGTATTTGTCAGAAAACGGCACCTGAAATTTAAAggactcaagccaaaaatcggtatgctgtggcgactccgtaaacaggaaaaagcagaaagaaagaaacaaaagcaggctaataaaaaaaatgtgaacacccctgttctatgtaGTATGCATGGGCACCATGTTGGCGACTTGTGGTCTAGGCTTTACTTAGCTAGGTCTagtctacatacagtatacaccaTACTACATATACATCAGGAACTCGCCACAACCACATGAGACCTGCAAGCCTGCTTTTTATTCAGGATtttagttaataatgtgagaatacGAGAAAGAAAGGCATTGTGACATACAGAATATGaattgtggataccagcattttgtcaATATTGTGGTGAAACAAGCATATTCTTTTTGTTTGGGTTTACATATGCtatgaaaatacaacaaaaaacgtTGGAGATTCCTGAATTAGGGAATGCGTACTTGGAGAGTCATATTCAAATGTGTAGAATTGACCTGGTCCAGAATGTAATTGGTTTTTGTGTTAGTGTATACACagtacatggtaatggttttgtttcatttgaacatgcatcagataacaattgagtgcatcacataatcagaacatttgttcacttcctgctttccataatacagtttaattttttttgttttttttttctcgtcaatgttctactcataatattatgacttttaacatACACTCCAATGATGACAGAGCACTATCATCTGCTCACAGAGGAATGTTCCCAAACCAAGAGGAACATTGTTCACGTGTAGTACGACACGCCTATCATCTTGTTATTACTGTCGCATTCActggagcagatcctttaacatagTCAAGGATACGATCTATACCCTTAATAATGGTTCACCAATCAATCCAAAGATGAAAAAGGAGAAGGTGTATGAGGCGCTAATATAAAGAGCAAGTTGCAGCATTTCCTGGTTCACACGCACTACGGAAAATGGCAGCAAACTGCATGAACTtgaaaggaaaaaatattttgctgATTGAGCATTAGTCAGCTTGTCATCACAGCTTCACCTACAACTCTTGTGCAGCTCATGAACAAAGTTACTTACTTACACATTAATTATTATACTTGTACGGTACATactattttaaaacttttactCAAGTCATTCTTTGACGAGAACCTTTCACTTTTGCTCAAGTAATTTTCACCAtttgcacggcggactagtggttagcgcgtagacctcacagctaggagacccgggttcaattccaccttcggccatctctgtgtggagtttgcatgttctccccgtttttcgttttctccgggtactccggtttcctcccacattccaaaaacatgctaggttaattgccgactccaaattgtccataggtatgaatgtgagtgtgaatggttgtttgtctatatgtgccctgtgattggctggcgaccagtctagggtgtaccccatcccgtctctcgcccgaagacagctgggataggctccagcatcccccacgaccctcgtgaggataagcggtagaaaatgaatgaatgaatgaattttcaccAAATTGTGTAATTATACAAGATTGATAAGAACAGAAAGTGAACCGTGTGTTTTTGTATGCCACTTTTCTTGCAGGAGTAACCTCAGAAATAATCAGAAAAATGTGTTGCATGGAAAAATGCGTTTTAATTTTAGAGCAGGCCAGCTGCCCCAAATGCAATGTTAACAAAATACATAAGAGCCACGCCACATAATATATCAAGTGTAAAAGCATTCACATTGGAAGTGCTGGTGTCTTGCAGCAGTGTACAGAATATCACATCACAGTATAATACATTCCAATATTTTATAAAGTCAAGAACATATAAATTAAATCACATCAGGCAGTAATGAAAGACGTCCTTCGTCGTCATGCAGCCATCATTGAAAGTCCTTCATTCTTAAGTTGTGTATTTTCCACACTTATTGCGAATGTTTATACTCAGTATTAGGGTATCTTTGAGTGAGGCAATGCTGGGATAAGAACTTCATTCCTGGTCCATTTGCACATTTAGGAGTAAATTAATTACTGTGTTGTTTCCTTTCCTCTCCTTGCAGCTGCACACAGTTCTTTGTAGAGGTCAGAGAGGATAAACCTTGGGTAGGAGTTGTTCTCCATCAGGGAGTAGATCTTCCCCTGAGCTGCCAAAAAGCTGGTGGCATTTGGCTCATGGAGACTCTggattatgtcattttttgtgtaaaaGTCAAGGTTGACCTGTAACAAAAAGAGAAACACTCACAATGAACCTCCAATCTAAATCACCAAGATGGCATATTTTCATGTtctgcagtggttctcaattattttcttccAGAAATGTTTTTGGCATCCCATGATTTGAAATGCTATTAAGAAACtaataatatctatttatttatctgtacagtACAGGCTGAATTTGgaactgaaaccagcaaaatcCACCAAAAGCATACAAGTGTATTCAAGActcaaattgcatgctgagtacaacaaattcctacatgttggcaggtctgctcTAATATTGACAAGTACCAATATATGGTGTAAGTCATTTCATGAAATTTGTTCAGTTACCTCTTTGGGAGcttcatttttaatgaattccTCGTAAATGCTTTTGGCCTTGCACGTCAATTCTTGGTGTGATGAGAGCATCCTGAAATCCTCACATGCTGTCCAAAACTCAATGTTCTCTTCACAGAACTCGGTCTTCAAGAAGATGTAAAAAGCAGCCTTTCCGTCTGTGGGAGCGACAGGGCCaacaaacattaaaatacatctCCTACCATAGCCATCACTAGATGGATGGTAATAAAAACCTGACCTTTGAAACACTCTTATGtaattttaaacaaataacGTGTTGAATGATGCTTACATTTATGACCGAGCAATTTGTCTAGTGACTGCGCCCACTGGCTCACATCATCTGCAGTTGGCCTGAAGGAAGAGAGAAGAGATCAGTCAGCAGGTTATTAGTGCAGACTAGTAGTGCTACTTTTAGGCAGGGATGGGACCAAGTTGCCACtttgatcatttttatttttttacattaaagatgctaaaaccgaTCCGATATAGGTTTACATATACTTAGacatctgaacaaaacatcagCATCACaatcaatttattttcattttagatTATGGCAATAAAAAATGAGCGACAAACCAAAAATGAAGTCatggtaaaaataatttttcctgtAATGGACATTTAAATCCAAATTATAGCTATTTTAAGGGACACATTCAAATCCATTTCAGTTGACATCTTAAATGGATGCATTTGTAATGCAAAGTCTTACCTGTGAGGTTTGTTCTTCATTGAATGAAGTGAGTTGGTCTTCAAGAAGAGACCCATTCTGTGTTTCCAGTTTTTCACCCTGTCAAAAAGATGCAGCTTAGTGAAGCTCAACCCTCCAAAAAATATTATCAGTATTATTTAAATGAGGTTGAGTCTTAAGTTAACTTACTTCATCCCTTTTTTGTCTTTAGATAAGTCTGTGAGTTTCATGCAGTCGGTGAATGCCATGTTCCAGTGTGATAGACTAGCAAGGTCCTCCTTCATGGTTTTATCTCCTTTACCTCTCCCTCTTGACTCGCTGCCTAACTTTATAGTTTCCCTCCAGCGGTGCGCTGCAGCTGACAAGGAGGAGGCGGGCCTGGCATGACAGATCTTTTACACAATTGGCTCTAACATTTAAACACTGACAAGCCTATTTGTGACTCAAGGTTCCAAGGTAACAATTGTTGTTATGAACAACACACCCACACCACACAATATCTATAGGGTCTCTGTCCCGCctccaaattatatttttcaaacatTCTTTTTAAACTTGATTGGCCTCTTTGTGTTTAGATTCATTCACAAAGCACCACTcctactaaaaaaaatcaaccacacaaaaaaaaacactctaggCATCAGGATGCCACTCCGTGATTGAGGAGTTGTCCTGCATTTTTTACATGATGTCAAATATACAGGTACATGTTTAATTGTGCCATTGTTCGCAATGTGCTGCGTTCATGCTTAATGAGTCACACAGCGTGTGTCTCCAACAGATAAGAAGCACATCAATGCTGGATCTCTTGACACAATGGCAGTGATGAAATACTTCCTTCTATGGTTCATTCAAAAATGCTTACGCTCGACATCATTAAAGCGGTGCCAAAGAAGTTAGGCTGGCCTCCCTCTGTAGTAATTTTCCATGCTAACCAAGagcaaaatgtgtgttttctgctTTTAGTGTGCAGCAACATTTGCACAAGCGATGCACACAATGTACATGGTAGTTCTGAAGGTCGCAAGTGAAGTGGATCGTCTTTAAATCGAAGACCTGTTGACTGGCGTTGACATAATCGAACCAAAAACAGTcattgcttgcacatttacttTCATCAGACACATACAAGTTACATTGGAATGCATCGCATAGCacaattatgtgtgtgtttatatttacattcttttgttttcatataGGGCTGCATgtcggacgagtggttagcgcagagacccgagttcaattccaccctcggccatttctgtgtggagtttgcatgttctccccgtgcatgcaaggggttttctccgggtactccggtttcctcccacattccaaaaacatgctaggttaattggcgactccaaattgtccataggtatgaatgtgagtgtgaatggttgtttgtctatatgtgccctgtgattggatggcgaccaatccagggtgtaccccgcctcttgcccaaagacagctgggatagtctccagcaccctccgcgaccctcgtgaggataagcggtagaaataatgaatgaatgaatgaatgaaggttttCACATATTGATCACAGTAAGGGAGACATTTTGAGACACAACCAACAGTCCCTTGGAGGTGGACAAGGAGCAAGTCCAAATCAGATGAAAGAAAAGGATAAACGTGCGACCCCGACCTGTCCACATAGCAGTTGATTAGAgcttgaaaaaaatcagacattGAAAGCAGCCATCATGTGAAAGATTTTTGCTTCAATTCATCACACTGTGAAATAAGGACAACAGAtctaaaattgtgttttattagAAGGTTGATTCCGGCTTTCCAGAATCACTCTCTTGTTTCACCCTTCAAGGACCACCACTGTGTCCGCCCCTGCTCATTATCATTCACTACAGACTCTGACAGATAGCGAGAAAGCACTATAATGTCCCAATTTTTGCTGGTAGAACCAGTGACGTTTCTGGAGGGACCCATGAGGGACCCAGCAGGACCAAAAATTTGGGCTACGGGGCCCGAAGCATGCCTCTGCATTGTACTCATGTTTTGAGGTTGCTTGCATCACCCTGACACAATAAGTGGAACCTGGAAGAGGTGGGTCAGGACCCAGCATGCACCTGAGCAACGTAGACATATCATAgaattactgtaatgttcttgccagctatttacaaagtgaaaacatCACGCCCATGACTAGCACGGTTAAAATACTCTTAAGTGTGAGAATGCATGCGTATAAAGAGCACAGTCTGATGGAGCAATTAGGGGACAATAGGCTGttttacaaactttttttgaggttcaaataaaaatgcatcACATTCGGTCTGCCTGTCTCGTGCAGGTGAATTACACGTGATATTTTTAGAGGTACTAAGTCAAAAAGCTTCCACACCATAAGAGGATGATAGGGTTGTAGCAGTGTTGTGTAAAATCTGACAGCATATTAAACTACTGTTGGCCACAAAACTGTTGAATGAGCCAATGGTTTTGTGCAGCTGAAATATCTCACAGGGTAAAGCATATCAGTATGAAAATATACATGTTTGTAGTTTTTATAACTTGAAAATGATGTGCAAGCATACAGCAGTTGTGCATAAACAAATGTATATTAATTTCTCGTGAGGTTATGTGAGGAAAATGTCACCATTTATTCTTGTCATGACATCATATTCCGGCTCAAGCAGAGGAAAGAATAACgtatttttaatattgcacattttgtcCGAGATGATACGTATGTGCTACAATCCGTCTGCGTCACTTGATGTGTTGTAGCAGTCAGGAATACGCCGAGTGAAAACGCGGCATTGACCTCATCTGTTTATTATGATGTGCAGACTTGGTGTAAGCAATCGTATGTTTAGAAGTGGATGATGAGCAGAGCCAAGTTTCCACTAGGAACTAGCCCAAACAGCCTTACGCAGAAGGTGATTCCCAGCACTGCACAGTAGAGTTTGTACACTTTGTGTTCAGTTTTGGCTTTTTGCTGAACTTAAgaatttgtctttgtttttaaaacagtgGTTTCCGAACTTTGCTCCACGtagcccttcagacatttgatttgaagccatgtacccgccactcctgcacacttaaacatataataatatataaataatataaacattttaaatgaattcATTTTATAGTAAGTAATTCTGGTTAAAGAATGTATTGTTCCATGGTCAAAGATTTTGACATGGACAATGATAAATAGGTAAGTATTCAtcctacatattttttatttcagcaGAATGTTGAAATCCTTTCATTTGGATGGCTTGAAATTGAGCTTCACTTTTGTCCACTTGCAATTGCTATGATTTATCGGAAATTCCGGTGTATAAACCTCTactttttcttaaacttaaaATCCTGCAGCCTATAAAGCGGTGCAGCTAAGTTATGGCTGAGATCTAATCTCGTGACATCGCCTTTACTACAacaaattgtttaaatactctGCTGCTTGCGAGTCAGTGAGTAAACAGTAGCCCTTTCTTTGGCAAAAGCTGATCACAAGTTATGATAGCACTCATGACAAACTTggcaacccattggaaatcacacgtcattatatataacagtataacaacacagagtcatcttacaaagaacactaaattcgtcacacagtaacttaacagtcaaaaggtatacctgggaaacacacaaatcaatatgagttttgatgaaatgaaaaaaactccCATGATGCATTGCATCTAAGCATCCCATTCATTGACGccctgcaatgacgtcagcctccctctgggctccagGCTCTTCTGGCTCCCTCAGGTGAAAGAAGCAGAAGCAGCACTGCAatggcatccatccattttctatgtatgaaatgaaatgctttgctcaaacaaaatgcattatggaaaaacttatttttttagcggtacatgtttgcatatttattaggtatattttgtgggtgttaagttgctttgtgaggagtttagtgttctttgtaattTGTCACAGTGGGTCAGACTGTTGTATTGTATTCTTAGCCCAGTTCTTCATTGACAATTTCTAtctaaataacaaaatacaatAGTATTtagtataaaatagtataaatactggaaaatgttattatttatgtgtGATCAAGAATTGCTCTGTTTGTTATAGCTGTGCTGTTTGCTCTGTGCTATTTCATATTCGGGTATACGTATGTGCAGTGTATTGTCCCCTTTCCTTCACACTACACACAGATGTCCAGCAGCAAACCCAACATGTCTTCTGTGTCAGTAGGGTTGCCAAACATCCCTTGAAAAACGGAATTGTTAAGGACAGGaagggtgtttgtgtgtgtgtgtcgagcCAGCACATTCCAAAGAAAGGCAATTAAAAACATCACCTTTAAAAGCAATTGACTAATAGATTGAAGCATCATCTGACTGGTTTATCCTCAACTCATTTGAACCAAGCAACAGTTCATACCAGTAAAAATCTTGTCAAGGGTATTCTTACCTTATAAGTAGGGATATCcggtattggcttttttgccaaaaaaacaatatgccgatattgtccaaatcTCAATTTCCATGcagatatcagccgataccaatatgtTCAACATGACTGtggtatacagcattttttaaaatgttggtttccatcatctggaaaaaaatgcattctgtgttcagttgtgttgtcattgactaatatttaaatttgtttgatgatctgaaacatttaagtctGACAAACATGCAGATATATAACCCTAATACACACACCAGTTGAAAAAACTCTTATTTGAATCTTAAGGAGATTCTAAGTAAAGCttcaagatgaaaaaataatttttttgaggGAGACacttactgcaaaaaaacattcaattcaAAATGTTGCTTATAAACAAATGATGGTGGGATATACCACAGACCAAGAGGAAAAATATGCTATTTTCTGAAATACTACTAATTAATATCAAATGtcg is a window of Doryrhamphus excisus isolate RoL2022-K1 chromosome 5, RoL_Dexc_1.0, whole genome shotgun sequence DNA encoding:
- the rgs2 gene encoding regulator of G-protein signaling 2 encodes the protein MKEDLASLSHWNMAFTDCMKLTDLSKDKKGMKVKNWKHRMGLFLKTNSLHSMKNKPHRPTADDVSQWAQSLDKLLGHKYGKAAFYIFLKTEFCEENIEFWTACEDFRMLSSHQELTCKAKSIYEEFIKNEAPKEVNLDFYTKNDIIQSLHEPNATSFLAAQGKIYSLMENNSYPRFILSDLYKELCAAARRGKETTQ